The following are from one region of the Silene latifolia isolate original U9 population chromosome 9, ASM4854445v1, whole genome shotgun sequence genome:
- the LOC141600825 gene encoding uncharacterized protein LOC141600825, with translation MGGDHAIRLRNIIGYDENARVNTTGFSGGIWLFWKTDIVSVTPIIEHQKFLTVEIARLGELPWFFSAVYASPDPTNRRELWTEFENFARNNNHPWMLARDFNETRTMEERHGGDQNMARRCDKFNNWIENCELIKLAFTGSSYTWARGNSIETRQSARLDRALCNSNWSTKFEDAIVRHLPAFQSNHCPLLISPNGFAPTHSINRPFRFQACWMKHENFTEFVEENWPKDGLFPTRLHQLSTKLQDWNNHTFGNIFRKKNELMARIGGCQRELSKSRVGYLIKLEARLRRELHEVLEQEELLWYQKSRLEYIKDGDRNTSYFHVSTLIKRWGNKITTLKDANGEWIENPSAIKKLIVDYYKTLYME, from the coding sequence ATGGGGGGAGATCATGCTATTAGATTAAGAAATATTATTGGCTACGATGAGAATGCTCGAGTAAATACCACTGGATTTAGCGGAGGTATATGGTTATTTTGGAAGACGGACATTGTTTCGGTCACACCGATTATCGAACACCAAAAATTTCTTACAGTTGAAATTGCGAGATTGGGGGAACTACCATGGTTTTTCTCAGCAGTTTACGCAAGCCCGGACCCAACTAACAGACGAGAACTATGGACCGAATTTGAGAACTTTGCTCGTAATAATAATCACCCATGGATGCTTGCGAGGGATTTTAATGAAACTAGAACAATGGAAGAAAGACATGGAGGTGACCAAAATATGGCGCGGAGATGCGACAAATTCAATAACTGGATTGAAAATTGTGAATTGATTAAATTGGCATTTACGGGCTCCTCTTATACTTGGGCTAGAGGCAACTCTATCGAAACACGACAAAGCGCCAGGCTAGATAGGGCTCTGTGTAATTCTAACTGGAGTACTAAATTCGAGGATGCTATAGTTCGACATCTACCAGCCTTCCAATCCAATCATTGCCCGCTATTAATCTCACCAAACGGTTTTGCTCCGACACACAGTATTAATCGCCCTTTTCGATTTCAAGCTTGTTGGATGAAACATGAGAACTTCACGGAATTTGTAGAAGAAAACTGGCCCAAGGACGGATTATTCCCTACTCGCCTCCATCAGCTCTCGACTAAACTCCAAGATTGGAACAACCACACCTTTGGTAATATTTTTAgaaagaaaaatgaattaatggcGAGAATAGGCGGCTGTCAGCGGGAATTATCAAAATCACGAGTAGgttatttaatcaaattagaaGCCCGATTGCGCCGAGAACTTCATGAGGTGCTCGAACAGGAAGAGCTTCTTTGGTACCAGAAGTCGCGACTTGAATATATTAAAGATGGGGATCGTAATACGTCCTACTTCCATGTTAGCACTTTAATTAAAAGGTGGGGAAACAAAATTACTACTCTCAAGGACGCGAATGGAGAGTGGATTGAAAATCCGTCTGCAATTAAAAAGCTCATTGTCGACTACTATAAGACCTTATATATGGAATAA